The region GCCGCTGAAACTGGCTCCCCATGGAGCGGTCAACTTTCCAGGTTCGGTGACTGGCTTTACTGGTGGAGAACTTGATGGGTTCATTGTTCACCGCTTTATCGCCATCTCTGGACTCAGCTAACCTCTGAGAGCTCAGAGTTAGGAACCGCACACCGTTCAGTCTGCTGACAAAGAATACATCAGTTACGAATGGAAAGTAAATTTCCATGTTTATTCAAGTGCTGTACTAATGTATAATTGTTATGTCCTTGTGCTtcagtatttgcattttggaGACTTGACAGATTCAGATTTCACATACAAAATCAGTTCATTAAATATGACGCCCCggttaaactacccaacagtgtACATATAACACCTAGCTTAAATTTCATATTACTTGACAATATCTGTAGGTTAGTAACGTTAGAGGGTAGCATTACAGTTAAAACTTAGTCATTGAACCACACCACTATTACATTCAACGTGGGATCTATAAGAAGATGTACACTCACCTCACAGTCggtgtaacgttagctttatGAATCAATATCCCTCGTCTGAAAGCAACGCGTGTCAGATTGGTGAAAACTCGTCCTGCTGTTGTAGACATCTCGGACAACTGGTCATCTTACGACACACGACGTTAAGCGAAATAAACTGAAGGTTTTCTTATTAAACGCACCTTCGTAGGTCATATAATCATTCTGCAACCTTGAATTTCTTCCGGTGCCGCTGTTGAACACTAGTTTTGACCGTTCCACTAAAACGCAGAGGACTAGCtagcttctttttctttatgGTGGGCTTGGTGGCATAGTCTatatcatagactgttaatatttaatatattaaatatatggcCTGAGAAGCACAGACTCTAGTAGTTGGTGTAATTTAATATCAGTCTTTGTTACCAGCTGCTTTATGTTTTAACactgtaacattacattaacTGTTCTCTATGTGTTTATATGCTGTGGTGTTATTTTTCTACTGAAACATATTTCCAAACCACATTCACTTAAAGAAACCGTCATATTTTTTGCTTAATGTTTATAAagtatataaaatatgataGCTACGAGAGTCTTTGAAGCGGTCTCACCCATTGACCAATCACAAAACAAAGAGAGATATCCGTCCAATCACGCTTCATCTGTACGACATCACTTCCGGTTGAGGTCCACGCTCTATCTCTGCTTACTCGAATTATACACGTTTTGTCGCAGTTTaagtaagtacatttatatataaGAACAATGTGATGAGATACATGTTTCGTCCATGATCACGTTTTAGTGGTTATGGCGTTTTTATGTGGGGGCCGTAGAAACCACAGTAACCAGCGTAACACGTGTTTTTGGCTGTGAAAAATGTTTACATGTGTTGAGTATCAGTTGTACTTGAGGTCAAAATGTTCTTGTATTTCTCTGTCAATGTCATGAAATGTTTATCACAGCAAATTAAGTAAGCAAAAGCCCTAATCCTCCTTTAGGCTTATTGTATGCCCATTTAAtactacagtgtgtgtatgcgtaTTGTTTAGTATGCTCGTGCTTTTGTTTGTAGGAGTATATTATCCAATGGCCAAAGACAAATCTTTGACAAACCCGCCTAAAAGGAAGAAGTTGAGTTCAAATGTCAGCGAGATTCATGAACAAATGGACactaaagtaaaaaagaaaaggaaaaagatggaAGTAGAGGTGAGTAGGACAGTGACTTGTACCTGTACCTATAGACATATGTGCTTGTTTTAGATGACACAACCTGAAAGAATTAAAAATCatgattgtttatttaaatcagGAGGCTCCAGTACAGATTCCTCATGTGACAATCACAGCAGatgataaaaaacagaaaaaaggaaaagaaacacaaaaagaaacaaaggacAGAGCAAACgcagaaaacaaagcaaagtgAGGTAAGAGCGTTTTaatttttcttctgtttctgtGAACTCTGACTGCCTATTTTTTTATGCTCCTGGGTAATAACCCAGTCATAAAAACAAGGTGTTTGAAGGTGCTGAAAACCCTAATTTAGAGCAACTGAAAGTTATAGTTTTTGGAGGCCAAGTTAGTGAAAGTTGACATTGTATTCTTATAGTTGAGTTTGTATTACTAAATTcatttatatgacaaacattGGTCTGATTTTTCAATCCAGGTGGCATCAGAAATGTCTTAAAAGATGAAATTTAAATTGATTTAACCCTGTCAAAACACTATAAAAATTCCCATAAATGGTatacataaacattaaataAGTGATTCAACACAAGCGTTTCCACAACAGTTGGAGCCCTTGCGTTTTCATTGTGCCTTAATGTCTTTACACTGATGGCACAGACATGATCTATTATCTGTGTGACCTACATTATGCAGTTGGCATTTatttggggagggggggtgacAGAACAGTTTCTGGAAGGATGTTAGAGCTTTAATGTGTGGACCGCCTTGGTCTGTCGCATGTTGCATGGCCACATGTGCTTCCCGCTGGTACAGAGATAGATTTTCCTGAGGCTGACCTGTGCCTGAGCTTGGCCCATATGATCCTCAGTTTATTCTGAAAGGTCTCCCCAAGGAAGCTGTAGATGAGCGGGTTCAGGCAGCTGTTAGAAAAGGCCGCCAGCCTGACAGCATGACCTGTCAGGGGGTAATCCTGCCACAGTGTGCCGCTGTCTGCGTCACCTCTTAGAAGGTGAACGCTTATAAACACATTCTCCGGGAGCCAGCAAATGAAGAAGACTAACACAGCGGCTGAGATCATCCGCAGGGCTTTCTGCCTGCGAGGCCTCTGCTGTGGGCCATCATGACCCCTGTTGCTCCGCCGGAGCACCTGTGCTATTTTCCAGTAGCACAGACCCATGATGCAGAAAGGCAGCAAGAAACCCAGCATCACCTCCAGCCACTGAATCTGGGTCACGTTTGCGAAGCAGAAGTGGAGTTCCCCAGCATGTTGCCTTTGAGCTATAGCGAGAGGAAGCACGGTGAGTAACGCTGAAGACACCCAGATAAGGCAGCAGCTGAGGCGTGCACGAGGCATGCTGCGACCAATGAAGCCAGTTAGTGCGACAAAGCGGTCAAAGCTCATCCAGGTTAAGAAGAAGACACTGCTGTACATGTTGACCTGCTGAAAAAAGTTCATGAAGGTGCAGAGGCCGGGCCTGTCGTAGTAGCCTGGCTTCAGGTTGAACACCTCGATCAGAGAGTCGGCCACAAGGGCGAGGTCAGCCACAGCAAGGTTCACAAAGTAGAGGTCCGGGGCTGTCAAGTGGCCCCTGTGGTACAGGTTGACCACTAAGATGAGGATGTTCCCGATGAAACCGACAGGGAACAGGAATATAATGTAGAGGCTGGAGAGGAAGAGGCTGATAATATAAAGTTGACTACTCTCTGGAAATGCCTGCAGAAAATCAAACACGGCTGCCTTTGTGTCATTTATCTGAACAGTAAAGACTCTGTAGTCCACGTACATGGTCATGTCCATATTACACTTTAGTGTTGATCTGGTGTTAGCAGTAGCTAATCAATAAGTTGCCATAATGCTTAGTTTCCCAAGGGTTTAGCCCCAGTGGAGACCGTGGTGTCATCTGTTTCCTCTTTCTGAACCGGGGTCTTCTTGGATGTACAGTATAGTGATGCCCACTCTTTGTTCTGTACAGAGAGGAGAAATGCAGTAAGTCAAGCTTGTTTTCAGCTTCTCAGGAATTCGGATATTTcttgtttatatgtttatacCCACACTTACAAAATGTTATATACCATTCTATTCAAGATTATTATACAAGATCAGTTTCAAACCCCATAGTTTATCAATGTGTTTTAGCTCTGCTGTAGCTGTTAAAATGACAGATTGGctgccgtttttttttatttttttattatttcagagTTAGGATTAAGAGAGAATGCTATAAAGAGTGAATGCGTTCTTCTGTTGATACAAAATTGCAATAGTGGGGCGGCCTAGTAgtctcatttgtttttctctactgtcaattctacaaaaaaaagagacatgcTTTAAAATCTTAATCGTTGTTGTGCTACAGTTGCTTTAGAACAACTGTTGGTGAAATTAGTGGTACATTTAACAGACTTTTAACAGAATTTAAAATTATAAGACAATAGGCAGTTAGCTTTGATATAATTAATGTGTGATTCATATAAAAATACCTGAGTTTCCTTGCACTGCATTGCGGTCTTTCTAATCCTCCCTGTCCCGATGGTGGTGACTTTGTAAGCAGGTGTCACAGTAAATCCAGAGAAGTGTTGTGGTGCCACCCACTACCTacagcaacaaacacacaatgcaGGCGTGTGCGCACACACCTACTTGCacaaatttgatttttttttttcccccagccaaatatgaaaacaatgttgttgttttttttaatcacagctTCACTTCAGTTTATTAGCAATACAGTAAGTCACAATGAATATCCCCTATGAATGTTTATATAGACTTATTTTATTGCATAAATGTTTACGCCAAGTGAAATGCGAACAAGACTATGATTGTAgaatgttaaaatatataaatatgggAGTCCTGGAACTTTATAGACAGacagtttatttacacaaaacaagaaGAAGGACAGACTGGAATAGTCTCAAAtaatcttcttttctttctttttttcagactctttaaaacacaaaagatTGTTTAGCAGCCCCTTTGCTTTTGGTAAATGTGATTTGCCATATTGATGTAATGCATCACATTTTGCATTAAATTATTTTGTGACTTTCCTATACGATCTGTGTTGCTACTATAATTTTACACAGTGTGAATCAGGTCTAAAATTAAATGTGATGGAAAAAACCTAAGCAAACCAGCTCCTCTACTCATTTTCCTACTGGTCTCTGGTTTTGAGCCACTCTGTGTTGGCACTGATGCAATATGTGATCCATGCAGGTCAGTTATTCCTAGAACTGGTGCCCATCAATTTCTTGAAAGGAGATGGAAAGTTCACATTATCACTTGTCTGGCtttagaaataataaaataaattacattgaCACTGTTGGCCTACACTTGGAATCAGACTTTTGTTTTCCTTGGCCTAATGTTTTTCTCTATATGGCAGTCTCTTTTCCGAGAAAAGAGGTGTGTCTAAGAGCAGTTTAAAGAGATAAAATTGCACATACTACCAACAGTAAGTCCTTTTTTAATGGTCCTATTCATAGTTGTTGATTTATAACAACTGTGTGAACATATTGCAACAGTGACTATAAGGACTGTACATGATGCACAATTCTGGAGATGTACAGcaaaaccatttattttttgtaaaatacaaatgtacaaaaaaattaaatttgaaAAATAGTTTTGCAAACTTTGAGACATCATGCATGCAAAACAGTTAGTCACTTAcgagaaaaataaacactgaaagcattttaaaagttaGATTAAGAATATGTCCAATACATCAGATCGCAAAAGTCTTTATTTCGAAGGCATCCGAAGAGTTCTGTTTTAGATGAGAGAGTCTGTCCTCTATGACTCTATGTCCTGCAGGGTGTCTGTGATCTCGATGTGGGGAGCAATAATGTTTCTGTTGGGCTGCGTGCGTCCTGGGCTTCGACAGCTGTCCCTCAGCTGCCTAAACGCTCCGTGGAGACTCTCTCGACACGGCCTGTGCATGAGCAGCACTAGCAGGAGGCTGACACTGCTCCCTGAGAACAGTACAAACTCAGCCACGCTCAGAAACGCCTGCTCATGATGGCTCAGCACCTTCTTCTCTTGTTGTGCTCCTCTCACCAGCGCCACGCTGTAGAAGAGCTGGCAGAAAAACATGACCACGGTGACGGTCAGGAACACAGGACCCTCCTCAGAGCCGGAGAGGAAACGCCCTTTTGATTTCCACTGCCGGACGCAGCCACCTATTAGAAGTCCCAGTTGAAGGATGTAGGGAATCAAAAAAGCCAGGCACAACCTAGCTGCTGCATACGACTCACCAGCCTGGGCTGGATCCATAAAACACTTGGCTTTTTCATTCAGACCATCTCTGGATCCACGAAGGCCAGCCAGCAGTAGAGAAATCAGGATAGAAGTCAGGATCACCAGAGCCGCACAAACCCAAGGCTTCCTCAGCACGGTGTGGGATGGAGGATCCAGGGTTAGGACATAAGCCATGAGCACTAAGACCAGCAGGCCACTCAGAGAGGCTGTGTTGATGGTAAAGGAGAGAGCAGCACAGCCCAAACCTGTAGTATGCAGGTCTTTTGGTCTGTAGGCCACagcgtggagagagagagagagaagcagaagcagcagctgGAGGCCACAAAAGCCCCAGAGCAGGCAGTCGAGCCAGGCCAACCGTCTCTGGGCTCTGTAGGTCTGGATGAAGCTGTAGAGCAGGAAGCAGCCTGCGATGAAGCCCAGCCCCGCCAAGAAACTGTAGACATAGTTTGCCCTGGAGGTTATGTCATTGGCTGCGGAAGTGTAGCCTGCTGAGGTGGAGGTGTCCATGATGATGGAGGTGGTgttgtccacgatggtggaatTGTTGGAAAATGGAGGTGTGGTGCTCAACACCAAGTTCACGCTTTGATTagactgaaaatgaaaagagaaaacatgCACTGATGACATCCTGTCTTCTTTAGCATCACCCGCCACTGTTTGTCAAGCATTTCCTCTCATCGGGGAGAATAGAAATCGAATGAACTATTAGCAAAGTTCAGGTGCTTTGGGTACaagtatttgtatgtttatatattaCTGGTGTCTGTAAATCAGCTGTTCTTTTACTGCACAAAAAACTAGTGGAAATGCATTGTTAAGAGCAACCACGTTTGAGTAATTAAGCTCATTTATTTGCTGTTTCTGAAACCTTTTCAACGGTGTTTACTATTGCTCAGCCTGTGAATCATTAAATTGGGTTTTCACAGAAACATACTCTTACCACATATTGTGCATTTCCTTCCTGAATTAACTCAAAAGTTGAGCTAAAAATTTAACTTAACTGGAAGTCATTACTGTCGATctctaaaaaatatatacagtgctGACTAGATTTTTAGAAAGGAAACATTTTGACTCGATTTAGTCAGAATGTTTGCCTTCTAAAATCTTTTCTACGACCACATGTCCCCGTTGGCCAGTCTTTGTCTGCTCTCCTTTGAGGAACTGCCTACTCAGTAACAACACATGTTTCCACTTACCATGTTTGCTTTCGTCACCCGCTCGTCTTCTGTTTTGTATCCACCAGCCCGACACTGGTGATTGACTCAAAGCTCTGAAAGTGATGCTCGTTGCATGGACACGGCCACTCACTGTGAAGGACTTTTTATATTTCTATGGGCAATACCCTGCCAGCATACTTTCAGAATGACTTTGTGGCCATGTGATCAAAATcttttcctcccctccctcttttttttcttttttttcttcttcttcatcatcgTGCAGACTGACGTCTGTTAAATCGGAGCATACTGCGTCCCTTGTTTAACTTCCCCTGAGAGTTAAACACAGTCTTTAAGTTGTGCCGTGGTTACTGGCTACTGCAGCTAAATGGCTTTAATTTGGTTATTATTCCTTAAGTTTAAACAAGTGTTGTACCAAGCATGAAGTATTCTGCAGACAAATGGAGAGTTAGATCATTAATTTCACCCTGTTAAAGGGAAAATATGTCTGTGGTAGTGTTGTCTCGTCATGAAACTGAAATTCATTTTTTGTTCACTGTGGCTCCTCTGTACGATTGGGCAAAAACTGACTTAACGGGTGGTTATTTTTAAACCGTGCAAACGTGTGCTGTGGCTGTGAATTGTGAGGGCTTCCAATGTTGAAAGGATGTCACACACCTCAGTAAACTTCACAACACAGTATATTGTGATGCTGACCTCCATAGCTGCAGATACAGGAAACCTCCCTCTGAGCTGCAGTGCAACAGGAAGTGATTCAAACTCAAAAAGGTGTTTTTGCTTTCTTAAGTCTgtagcaaaacaaaatgttacatttattttatatcgTACATTAAACTTAAGATATTTTAAGCATCTCGTATTAGCTCTGCACTGACTCCAGAAAACTGTAAAATACTGAAAATTGGCAGGAAGTGGCCGTTAAGTAAACAGTTttgttattatgttttttttaaccattcaaTCAACGTGGAGTTATTTAGGGATGTTGGATAATGGTTTTTGATAAGGGTCTACAAAGGAAGGCCTGTTAATGTAGATAACTCCCATGAgcctttgttttgctttggtGCGACTTCCAGATTTCCAATCCACCCCATCGCCCGGAGGGGACACACGAGctagagggagaggaggactTAAGTCCCGAGGAGAAGCGTGTCCtggagaggaagatgaagaagatcctgaaaaaggaagagaagaagaggctTAAAGCTGAGGGAGAGACGTTGCCGAAAACTGAGGCATCTGGACCCATTGCACCTCAGCAGGCCTTAGATTACCTCACCTGGTAAGAGCCACTCTTATTTAGTACAGGACAGGTGAATCGACTTGTTGGCCTCCTGCCTATGATGTCATCACTTCTTACATACGTAACCACAGGTCCAAAACAACCCCATCTTAGTATCCACTTAACCAGCAATTTACTATTCAGGTATTTAAGCCATGATATGGATCCAGAAGACCACAAATGGTCCACAAACTGGCCAtcttttaattacatttcacaGCAAAAAACGTAATCGGAAACACCTGAACAATGTGATGCAATTCAATATAGCCCTCAAAACAAAATACTACTTTGGTTATGTTGGTTACTTATGTTGAGAATGTGTCAAATGTGTAACTCTTTGGTAATTGTTGATGGTGGTGTGTGGTCAGATTTTACACATTAAGTTCAGTATACCAGTCATAAGGAGCACAACCTTGTAATGTTGTATAATATCTCCTGTGGCTCTGAAGGATCCTTCTAAAGTCTGAGAAAAATAACCCTTGATGAGTTCGGCTTGAGACAAAACATTTGTAATAGAAAGCCTGTGTTGCTAACTTGGGGTATTGAGTTTGAAAGAGGTTTGTGTTTACCAGACAGGCAGGGTCTTATGAAAGATCTTATCACGTTGCATTGTGAAAAGCGTGCTGTATTAGTAGTGTAGTGTTATTTAGACTGTCCCATATTAGGGACTAAAACTCAGGATACCTTGGCCTCTACTACTTTGATTTTGACTATTCTTTTTCTAATCTGTCTCTTGTGTTACGACACCAGATCTCTGGAGTGCCTCTTCAAGGACAAGGTCCTGTCCCTTGTTATATATACGGGAGGACATAATACAGTGAACAGTATCAAGCAACCTAGCATAATAACACAGACAACAAACTGCGGTATCAAAAAAATCAACACCTTTCTTGTAATTACAACTCACATCGGTTTGGTCTTTGCAGCTGGGCTGAGAACCGTGCAGAGTGGAAGTTCCAGAAGACCAGGCAGACGTGGTTACTGCAGCACATGTTTGACTCCAAACAGGTAAAACGAACCagtgtggtgatgatgatgatgatgtgggaTTTTTCTCAGCTGAGGTACAGAGTGAGGGAGGTGTTGACCTCAGAGCGATGTCTTCCTGTTAGTTACACCCACTCTCTAATCTCCattcataaaatatatttttaagatatttttgaATACAGCATGGTTGACACTTTTGTAGAACAGAAAGGTGAATCTATGAAAAGTTCATTACAGTGTTAAAGATGCTCTCTCTCATGCCAcctttttataattttatatACTCATACTTATAAATTTCcgttccactccattacagacagaataccagctgagatcagttgcattgtttttttaaccagggcagcagttttcagattacattatgtgcttacataattgcaaaagggttctccaatgttttctcagttagccttttaaaatgatatcagattagtaaacagaatgggcctttggaacattggatgaacggttgctgataatgggcaatgtagaaattgcattaaagatcagccacttcgagagcccttttgcaattatgtaagcacataatgtaatctgaaaactgctgccctgattaaaaaacaatgcaactgatctcagctgttatcctgtctgtaatggagtggaatggaaatttctaagtgaccccaaacttttgaccgttttgtatgtatgtatgtgtatatatatatatatatatatatatatataacaaataacttactttttttcatttatttatatggtATAATATCTAAATAGGCAGCCGACTGGATTCAAGCAACACGATCATATAAAATATTCTCTCTCAGATTCCAGATGAGAAGTTCTCCGTGCTGCTCCAGTACCTGGAGGGGCTTCGTGGAGGAGCCAAAGACATCACAGTGCAGAAGGCCTTAGTGCAGGTCGAGGAGTCGGGACAAGCACCAGAGGACATGGATGTCCAGCAGAGGGCGCACAGAGCCAGAGAAGTTATCCAGCTGCTCTCCTGAACCCACCATCATCAATCAAAATGAAGCCCACTAGAAAAAGACTGAAACATGTTTGTTGGTCAGTGGACTGAATGAGGTCATGCTAGGTCTCAAGCTAGgtttaaaacttgttttatatGTAGTTTTTTGGACTGGTCCTTAAGGGGAAATTATGGGTTTTGATTAAATTACCAGTATtgctcacatttttttttatatttaaatgtgtctaggttactttttatatttttcttgacATTGCTTGTGTGCATCATTGCCTGGTAGTAATCAGTTACCAAAATAATTTTCTAAAGTATGAAATCTTACAAGTTCATTTTACACAGAAGCTACTTTTTCCAGCtccaaatgtaaataattaAGAGTCCAGTTTCGCCATTATGGGCAGACGAGGAGAGATAAAGATGCAACAGAATGCTGAGAGACTGCTTAAGTTACAAAGTGTCAGGAATGTTTGTAGTCAAGACATGTTTGTGCGTGTCAAAGCCCCATAATCTGTGAAGTCACTTTTCTCATCCATTCAAGGTAGAAacatgatttacagttttagttctcctcttctttccagCCCAGCAGTTCACGATTCATACATTATTTGTGGAATTAATGTAGACCTATTCTTAAACTAAATCTGTCTCATCATGTGTGGGTGTGGTCGTACATACTATCTATATAGCCAAGCTTTTTTGTACCCATAATTCACGTCTCGTCCATGCCCAAAGCAAATATATAGTAGGTACTGTATAGGAGCAGCTGACAGTTGTGGCTGCTGGATCAGAGAGAATGTAGGCCTTCTGCACCACAAAGGTATGTTTTGACTCTTAGTTCAGGTTATACACTTTTCAGGGGAAACAACTGAGTCTCTATATGTAAGTTAAGGCtggtgacatcacttcctggaTTTATAAAAATAACCAATTACAGTACACTTAATATTCCAGAGACATAAATAACACCATAAGCCTATCTGTTAATCCTATGTTTTggtctgacacaaacacaaaaaaaacaccag is a window of Sander vitreus isolate 19-12246 chromosome 21, sanVit1, whole genome shotgun sequence DNA encoding:
- the uqcc4 gene encoding ubiquinol-cytochrome c reductase complex assembly factor 4 isoform X1 — protein: MSTTAGRVFTNLTRVAFRRGILIHKANVTPTVSRLNGVRFLTLSSQRLAESRDGDKAVNNEPIKFSTSKASHRTWKVDRSMGSQFQRPWWKVLPISLIFTSFLVWCALRGETNIDVQLERELYEQLPGLLSDEQPEQAQNKSS
- the uqcc4 gene encoding ubiquinol-cytochrome c reductase complex assembly factor 4 isoform X2 → MSTTAGRVFTNLTRVAFRRGILIHKANVTPTVRLNGVRFLTLSSQRLAESRDGDKAVNNEPIKFSTSKASHRTWKVDRSMGSQFQRPWWKVLPISLIFTSFLVWCALRGETNIDVQLERELYEQLPGLLSDEQPEQAQNKSS
- the chlsn gene encoding LOW QUALITY PROTEIN: protein cholesin (The sequence of the model RefSeq protein was modified relative to this genomic sequence to represent the inferred CDS: deleted 1 base in 1 codon), producing MIATRVFEAVSPIDQSQNKERYPSNHASSVRHHFRLRSTLYLCLLELYTFCRSLRVYYPMAKDKSLTNPPKRKKLSSNVSEIHEQMDTKVKKKRKKMEVEEAPVQIPHVTITADDKKQKKEKKHKKKQRTEQTQKTKQSEISNPPHRPEGTHELEGEEDLSPEEKRVLERKMKKILKKEEKKRLKAEGETLPKTEASGPIAPQQALDYLTCWAENRAEWKFQKTRQTWLLQHMFDSKQIPDEKFSVLLQYLEGLRGGAKDITVQKALVQVEESGQAPEDMDVQQRAHRAREVIQLLS
- the LOC144536363 gene encoding G-protein coupled estrogen receptor 1-like isoform X2 — encoded protein: MDMTMYVDYRVFTVQINDTKAAVFDFLQAFPESSQLYIISLFLSSLYIIFLFPVGFIGNILILVVNLYHRGHLTAPDLYFVNLAVADLALVADSLIEVFNLKPGYYDRPGLCTFMNFFQQVNMYSSVFFLTWMSFDRFVALTGFIGRSMPRARLSCCLIWVSSALLTVLPLAIAQRQHAGELHFCFANVTQIQWLEVMLGFLLPFCIMGLCYWKIAQVLRRSNRGHDGPQQRPRRQKALRMISAAVLVFFICWLPENVFISVHLLRGDADSGTLWQDYPLTGHAVRLAAFSNSCLNPLIYSFLGETFQNKLRIIWAKLRHRSASGKSISVPAGSTCGHATCDRPRRSTH
- the LOC144536363 gene encoding uncharacterized protein LOC144536363 isoform X1, encoding MSNQSVNLVLSTTPPFSNNSTIVDNTTSIIMDTSTSAGYTSAANDITSRANYVYSFLAGLGFIAGCFLLYSFIQTYRAQRRLAWLDCLLWGFCGLQLLLLLLSLSLHAVAYRPKDLHTTGLGCAALSFTINTASLSGLLVLVLMAYVLTLDPPSHTVLRKPWVCAALVILTSILISLLLAGLRGSRDGLNEKAKCFMDPAQAGESYAAARLCLAFLIPYILQLGLLIGGCVRQWKSKGRFLSGSEEGPVFLTVTVVMFFCQLFYSVALVRGAQQEKKVLSHHEQAFLSVAEFVLFSGSSVSLLLVLLMHRPCRESLHGAFRQLRDSCRSPGRTQPNRNIIAPHIEITDTLQDIES